The Methylobacterium currus genome contains a region encoding:
- a CDS encoding YihY/virulence factor BrkB family protein — MPPEPRSGSAPSGVTSTLWTVFLGLALVRLVTARRPEGVMDAAPDPNRHLGGGAKSYSGRPAQWVADTEGDRGRKAETPAEIPAKGWKDVLYRVYLEFQKDRVLSVAAGVTFYTLLALFPAVAALVSLYGLFTDPSSINDHLSLLQGVMPSGALEIIGDQVKRITAKGGTTLGITFFTSLAISLWSANAGMKAMFDALNIVYEEQEKRSFFQLNLRSLTFTFGALAFTVVALGCIVVLPVALNFLGNFGIRISPTAWYIALLRWPALFAVLLFALALLYRYGPSRDLPRWRWVTPGSLAAGAVWLVASIGFSWYVAHFGNYNETYGSLGAAIGFMTWIWISSTIVLLGGEINAELEHQTARDTTTGPEQPMGTRRARMADTVGAPA, encoded by the coding sequence ATGCCACCCGAACCCCGCTCCGGTTCCGCCCCGTCCGGCGTGACCTCGACCCTGTGGACCGTCTTCCTCGGTCTCGCGCTCGTGCGCCTCGTCACGGCGCGGCGGCCGGAGGGCGTGATGGATGCGGCGCCGGACCCGAACCGGCATCTCGGCGGCGGCGCCAAGTCGTATTCCGGGCGCCCGGCCCAGTGGGTCGCCGACACGGAGGGCGACCGCGGGCGCAAGGCCGAAACGCCGGCCGAGATCCCGGCCAAGGGCTGGAAGGACGTGCTCTACCGCGTCTATCTCGAGTTCCAGAAGGACCGGGTGCTGTCGGTGGCGGCCGGCGTCACCTTCTACACCCTGCTCGCCCTCTTCCCGGCGGTGGCGGCTCTCGTCTCGCTCTACGGGCTGTTCACCGATCCGAGCAGCATCAACGACCACCTCTCCCTGCTCCAGGGCGTGATGCCCTCCGGGGCGCTGGAGATCATCGGCGACCAGGTCAAGCGCATCACCGCCAAGGGCGGCACCACGCTGGGCATCACCTTCTTCACCAGCCTCGCCATCTCGCTGTGGAGCGCCAACGCGGGCATGAAGGCGATGTTCGACGCGCTCAACATCGTCTACGAGGAGCAGGAGAAGCGCAGCTTCTTCCAGCTCAACCTGCGCTCGCTCACCTTCACCTTCGGCGCGCTGGCCTTCACCGTCGTGGCCCTGGGATGCATCGTGGTGCTGCCGGTGGCGCTGAACTTCCTGGGCAATTTCGGCATCCGGATCAGCCCGACGGCCTGGTACATCGCGCTCCTGCGCTGGCCGGCCCTCTTCGCGGTGCTGCTCTTCGCGCTCGCGCTCCTCTACCGCTACGGCCCGAGCCGCGACCTGCCGCGCTGGCGCTGGGTCACCCCCGGCAGCCTCGCCGCCGGGGCGGTGTGGCTCGTCGCCTCGATCGGCTTCTCCTGGTACGTCGCGCATTTCGGCAACTACAACGAGACGTATGGCTCGCTCGGCGCCGCGATCGGCTTCATGACCTGGATCTGGATCTCCTCGACGATCGTGCTGCTCGGCGGCGAGATCAACGCCGAGCTGGAGCACCAGACCGCCCGCGACACCACGACCGGGCCGGAGCAGCCGATGGGCACGCGGCGCGCCCGGATGGCCGATACGGTCGGGGCGCCGGCCTGA
- a CDS encoding GntR family transcriptional regulator, with amino-acid sequence MSHAQRLRQTIEDEIVDGVLRPGDRLDEVQLASRFGVSRTPIREALLQLAVTGLIEVKPRRGAVVSTPEPARLIEMFETMAELEAACGRLAARRLTEAHQRDLLAALDACRAAAAAGDTEAYYAENAVFHAVIYRASRNGFLCEQALGLSRRLAPFRRIQLRARNRLRQSLAEHEGAVEAILAGDEGLAGERLRAHVLVQGDRFAELIRSLPGGSAAA; translated from the coding sequence ATGAGCCACGCCCAGCGGCTGCGGCAGACGATCGAGGATGAGATCGTGGACGGGGTCCTGCGCCCCGGCGACCGGCTCGACGAGGTCCAGCTCGCCAGCCGGTTCGGGGTCTCGCGCACCCCGATCCGCGAGGCGTTGCTGCAGCTCGCCGTCACCGGCCTGATCGAGGTCAAGCCGCGCCGCGGGGCGGTGGTGAGCACGCCGGAGCCGGCCCGGCTGATCGAGATGTTCGAGACCATGGCGGAGCTGGAGGCCGCCTGCGGCCGCCTCGCGGCGAGACGGCTGACCGAGGCGCATCAGCGCGACCTCCTCGCGGCCCTCGACGCCTGCCGGGCCGCCGCCGCGGCCGGCGACACCGAGGCCTACTATGCCGAGAACGCGGTGTTTCACGCGGTGATCTACCGGGCCTCGCGCAACGGCTTCCTGTGCGAGCAGGCTTTGGGCTTGAGCCGGCGCCTGGCGCCGTTCCGGCGCATCCAGCTCCGGGCCCGCAACCGGCTGCGCCAATCGCTGGCCGAGCATGAAGGCGCCGTGGAGGCGATCCTGGCCGGGGACGAGGGCTTGGCCGGCGAGCGCCTGCGCGCCCACGTGCTGGTGCAGGGCGACCGGTTCGCCGAGTTGATCCGCAGCCTGCCGGGCGGCAGCGCGGCGGCGTGA
- the dctP gene encoding TRAP transporter substrate-binding protein DctP — protein MAFTRRTVVTRRSLLAAGLAAPALIGLGRAAQAATTLKLSHQFPGGTIDEGDFRDRMCRKFAVAVKERSKGALDVQVYPGSSLMKTNAQFSAMRKGALDMSLYPLPYAGGEVPETNIGLMPALVTSYQQAMAWKSAPVGRKLTEILLSKNIVLVSWVWQAGGVASRDRALVRPEDAKGLKVRGGSREMDLMMKAAGAATLSLPSNESYAAMQTGACDAVITSSTSLISFRLEELSKSLTSGRGRSYWFMLEPIMMSKAIFDGLPKDQRDLIMAVGAELESFGQEGAQADDTRVEQIFSKAGAKVETLDEATLNRWRDIARDSAWKDYAAKSSSCAEMLKLAEAVA, from the coding sequence ATGGCCTTCACCCGCCGCACCGTCGTGACGCGTAGGTCCCTCCTGGCCGCCGGCCTCGCCGCGCCTGCCCTGATCGGCCTCGGGCGCGCCGCGCAGGCCGCCACGACCCTGAAGCTCTCGCACCAGTTCCCGGGCGGCACGATCGACGAGGGCGACTTTCGCGACCGGATGTGCCGCAAGTTCGCGGTCGCGGTGAAGGAGCGCTCGAAGGGCGCGCTCGACGTCCAGGTCTATCCCGGCTCGTCGCTGATGAAGACGAACGCCCAGTTCAGCGCGATGCGCAAGGGGGCCCTCGACATGAGCCTCTACCCGCTGCCCTATGCCGGCGGCGAGGTGCCGGAGACCAATATCGGGCTGATGCCGGCGCTCGTGACCTCCTACCAGCAGGCGATGGCCTGGAAGTCGGCGCCGGTCGGCCGCAAGCTCACCGAGATCCTGCTTTCGAAGAACATCGTGCTGGTCTCCTGGGTCTGGCAGGCGGGCGGCGTGGCGAGCCGCGACCGCGCCCTGGTGCGCCCCGAGGACGCCAAGGGCCTGAAGGTCCGCGGCGGCTCGCGCGAGATGGACCTGATGATGAAGGCGGCGGGCGCCGCCACCCTCAGCCTGCCCTCGAACGAATCCTACGCGGCGATGCAGACCGGCGCCTGCGACGCGGTCATCACCTCCTCGACCAGCCTGATCTCGTTCCGGCTGGAAGAATTGTCGAAGTCCCTCACCTCGGGCCGCGGCCGCTCGTACTGGTTCATGCTCGAGCCGATCATGATGTCGAAGGCGATCTTCGACGGCCTGCCAAAGGACCAGCGCGACCTGATCATGGCGGTCGGCGCCGAGCTCGAATCCTTCGGCCAGGAGGGCGCGCAAGCCGACGACACCCGGGTCGAGCAGATCTTTTCCAAGGCCGGCGCCAAGGTCGAGACCCTCGACGAGGCGACGCTCAACCGCTGGCGCGACATCGCCCGCGACTCGGCCTGGAAGGACTACGCCGCGAAGTCGTCCTCCTGCGCCGAGATGCTGAAGCTGGCGGAGGCGGTCGCGTGA
- a CDS encoding TRAP transporter small permease — protein MSHAFDAASAAAEPERAGIRPRLPGPLAAIDAAMGGLNRLILLLGGVALVAACLVLSYSVVVRYLLKIPTEWQDETAVFLIVGATFLSAAGVQARRGHVAIEALTGLLSPRANRLRLLFADGVSLAFVAFFAWKSWTLLHEAWEDGQISQSTWGPPLWIPYSLMAVGMTLLALQFLLQIAEAVARGPEAAGFADPKIGLGADLERAKKHDKKDASR, from the coding sequence GTGAGCCACGCCTTCGACGCGGCCTCCGCCGCCGCGGAACCGGAGCGCGCGGGCATTCGCCCCCGGCTCCCCGGCCCCCTCGCGGCGATCGACGCCGCGATGGGCGGGCTCAACCGGCTGATCCTGCTGCTCGGCGGCGTCGCCCTCGTGGCGGCCTGCCTGGTGCTGAGCTACAGCGTCGTCGTCCGCTACTTGCTGAAGATCCCGACGGAGTGGCAGGACGAGACGGCGGTGTTCCTCATCGTCGGCGCCACCTTCCTGTCGGCGGCGGGCGTCCAGGCGCGGCGCGGCCACGTCGCCATCGAGGCGCTGACGGGCCTCCTGTCGCCGCGGGCGAACCGCCTGCGCCTGCTCTTCGCCGATGGGGTCAGCCTCGCCTTCGTGGCCTTCTTCGCCTGGAAGAGCTGGACCCTGCTGCACGAGGCCTGGGAAGACGGCCAGATCTCGCAATCGACCTGGGGCCCGCCGCTCTGGATCCCCTACTCGCTGATGGCGGTCGGCATGACGCTGCTGGCCCTGCAGTTCCTGCTCCAGATCGCCGAGGCGGTCGCCCGCGGCCCGGAGGCCGCCGGCTTCGCCGATCCGAAGATCGGCCTGGGTGCCGACCTCGAGCGCGCCAAGAAGCACGACAAGAAGGATGCCTCCCGGTGA
- a CDS encoding TRAP transporter large permease, which translates to MSTAIIGTLYAGATLGAMLAGIPIAFALGAVALVFMLAFMPGASLDTVAQNVYEEMASITLLSIPLFILKGAAIGRSKAGQDLYSAMHAWMHKIPGGLGIANVFACALFAAMAGSSPATCSAIGSAGIPEMRRRGYSGGFAAGIIAAGGTLGILLPPSITMILYAVAAEQSLGRLFLAGIGPGLLLVLLFAAYAVWRFRREFAMARAAYVTGGPEHPILAEDRYSMAQRFSTLPRVLPFVVLLTGVMVALYGGYATPSETAGLGGLLALALIAAIYGVWRARDVSPILIATLRESTMLMLIIGMSLLYAYVMSYLHISQAAAAAIVAMHLSPWLLLLTILLLVVALGFFLPPVSIILMTAPIILPPLREAGFDLVWFGVVMTITMEMGLIHPPVGLNIFVIKNIAPDIPLSEIIWGTLPFVILMAIAILVLCAVPGIALWLPDLLLPSTK; encoded by the coding sequence GTGAGCACCGCGATCATCGGCACCCTCTATGCGGGCGCCACCCTGGGGGCGATGCTCGCCGGCATCCCGATCGCCTTCGCGCTCGGCGCGGTGGCGCTCGTCTTCATGCTGGCCTTCATGCCCGGCGCCTCCCTCGATACGGTGGCGCAGAACGTCTACGAGGAGATGGCCTCGATCACGCTCCTGTCGATCCCGCTCTTCATCCTGAAGGGCGCGGCGATCGGCCGGTCGAAGGCGGGCCAGGACCTCTACTCGGCGATGCATGCCTGGATGCACAAGATCCCGGGGGGCCTCGGCATCGCCAACGTCTTTGCCTGCGCGCTCTTCGCCGCCATGGCGGGATCGAGCCCGGCGACCTGCTCGGCGATCGGCTCGGCCGGCATCCCGGAGATGCGCCGGCGCGGCTATTCCGGGGGCTTCGCCGCCGGCATCATCGCGGCGGGCGGCACGCTCGGCATCCTGCTGCCGCCCTCGATCACCATGATCCTCTACGCGGTGGCGGCCGAGCAGTCGCTGGGCCGGCTCTTCCTCGCCGGCATCGGCCCGGGCCTGCTGCTGGTCCTGCTCTTCGCGGCCTACGCCGTCTGGCGCTTCCGGCGCGAATTCGCCATGGCGCGGGCCGCCTACGTCACCGGCGGGCCGGAGCACCCGATCCTGGCGGAAGACCGCTACTCGATGGCGCAGCGCTTCTCGACCCTGCCGCGGGTGCTGCCCTTCGTGGTGCTGCTCACCGGCGTCATGGTGGCGCTCTATGGCGGCTACGCCACGCCGTCCGAGACGGCCGGCCTCGGCGGCCTCCTGGCGCTGGCGCTGATCGCCGCGATCTACGGCGTGTGGCGCGCCCGGGACGTGAGCCCGATCCTGATCGCGACTTTGCGCGAATCCACCATGCTGATGCTGATCATCGGCATGTCGCTGCTCTACGCCTACGTGATGAGCTACCTCCACATCTCGCAGGCTGCCGCCGCCGCGATCGTGGCGATGCATCTGTCGCCGTGGCTCCTGCTCCTCACCATCCTTCTCCTGGTGGTGGCCTTGGGCTTCTTCCTGCCGCCGGTCTCGATCATCCTGATGACCGCGCCGATCATCCTGCCGCCGCTCCGGGAAGCGGGGTTCGACCTGGTCTGGTTCGGCGTGGTGATGACGATCACCATGGAGATGGGGCTGATCCACCCGCCGGTCGGCCTCAACATCTTCGTCATCAAGAACATCGCGCCGGACATCCCGCTTTCCGAGATCATCTGGGGCACCCTGCCCTTCGTGATCCTGATGGCGATCGCGATCCTGGTCCTCTGCGCCGTCCCCGGCATCGCGCTGTGGCTGCCGGATCTCCTCTTGCCCTCGACCAAGTAG
- a CDS encoding malonyl-CoA decarboxylase, with the protein MAAISFLGDLLQSISDRGRGLIAFGRDDPAKATVAEVVKLCEDLISRRGEASGVALARIILDRYDSFGRDDRHDFLRRIALEFGADHAAVEGAIAAYAKAPSRAALGRLHEAAEPRSQELIRRLNLARDGTIALVRMREDLFTLRDAARKADKPDPALAEAVESLDSDFEHLFASWFNRGFLVLRRIDWTTPAHILEKIIRYEAVHAISDWDDLRRRIEPPDRRCFAFFHPALLDEPLIFVEVALTTGIAAAIAPILANDRRPTDTREATTAIFYSISNCQKGLAGITFGNFLIKQVVEDLCREMPALKTFVTLSPVPTFRTWLDRERRSDAPQGLTREDVETLRHLDQPDWHTDKAKADAVKKALLPAAAYYFLRAKTPRGKPVDPVARFHLGNGARLERLNFLGDISPKGLSQGYGLMVNYLYDLAAIEKNHETYANLGTVSASLTVNRELRQNLPPARSVALAEA; encoded by the coding sequence ATGGCGGCGATCTCGTTCCTCGGCGACCTCCTCCAGAGCATCTCGGACCGAGGCCGCGGGCTGATCGCCTTCGGCCGCGACGATCCCGCCAAGGCGACCGTCGCCGAGGTGGTGAAGCTCTGCGAGGACCTGATCTCCCGGCGCGGCGAGGCCTCGGGCGTCGCGCTCGCCCGCATCATCCTCGACCGCTACGACAGCTTCGGGCGGGACGACCGCCACGACTTCCTGCGTCGCATCGCCCTCGAGTTCGGGGCCGACCACGCGGCGGTGGAGGGCGCCATCGCGGCCTACGCCAAGGCACCGTCCCGGGCGGCCCTCGGGCGCCTGCACGAGGCGGCCGAGCCGCGCTCGCAGGAGCTGATCCGCCGCCTCAACCTCGCCCGCGACGGCACGATCGCGCTGGTGCGGATGCGCGAGGATCTGTTCACCCTGCGCGACGCCGCCCGCAAGGCCGACAAGCCGGACCCCGCCCTGGCGGAGGCGGTCGAGAGCCTCGATTCCGACTTCGAGCACCTGTTCGCGTCGTGGTTCAACCGCGGCTTCCTGGTCCTGCGCCGGATCGACTGGACCACCCCGGCCCATATCCTGGAAAAGATCATCCGCTACGAGGCGGTGCACGCCATCTCGGACTGGGACGATTTGCGCCGGCGCATCGAGCCGCCGGACCGGCGCTGCTTCGCCTTCTTCCACCCGGCGCTCCTCGACGAGCCCCTGATCTTCGTCGAGGTGGCGCTCACCACCGGAATCGCCGCGGCGATCGCCCCGATCCTGGCCAACGATCGCCGCCCCACCGACACCCGCGAGGCGACGACCGCCATCTTCTACTCGATCTCGAACTGCCAGAAGGGCCTGGCCGGCATCACCTTCGGCAACTTCCTGATCAAGCAGGTGGTGGAGGATCTCTGCCGGGAGATGCCGGCGCTGAAGACCTTCGTGACCCTCTCGCCGGTGCCGACCTTCCGCACCTGGCTCGACCGCGAGCGCCGGTCCGACGCACCGCAGGGCCTCACCCGCGAGGACGTCGAGACCCTGCGCCACCTCGACCAGCCGGACTGGCACACCGACAAGGCCAAGGCGGACGCGGTGAAGAAGGCCCTGCTGCCGGCCGCCGCCTACTACTTCCTGCGGGCCAAGACCCCGCGCGGCAAGCCGGTCGACCCGGTGGCGCGCTTCCACCTCGGCAACGGCGCGCGGCTGGAGCGCCTGAACTTCCTGGGCGACATCTCGCCGAAGGGCCTGTCGCAGGGCTACGGCCTGATGGTCAACTACCTCTACGACCTCGCGGCGATCGAGAAGAACCACGAGACCTACGCCAATCTCGGCACCGTCTCGGCCTCGCTCACGGTCAACCGCGAGCTGCGCCAGAACCTGCCGCCGGCGCGGTCCGTGGCGCTGGCGGAGGCTTGA
- a CDS encoding malonate--CoA ligase → MSNHFFDIVRSRLPADPSAKVFLETPEGLRWSYADLIAESGRYAAALVGLGVAPGDRVAVQVEKSPAVIALYLGCVRAGAVFLPLNTGYTPAEIAYFLGDAEPALFVCDPGKLDALKPVAETAGVKQVGTLDARGEGTMAAEAAGQTGDFADVPRASDDLAAILYTSGTTGRSKGAMLTHDNLSSNALTLVDYWRFTPQDVLIHALPVFHTHGLFVATNTVLMSGAAMVFLPKLDPPLILSLMARATALMGVPTFYTRLLKEPGLTREATAGMRLFVSGSAPLLAETHREWQERTGHAILERYGMTETNMSTSNPYDGDRVAGTVGFPLPGVSLRVVDPETGRALAADQVGMIEVRGPNVFKGYWRMPEKTAAEFKADGFFITGDLGKLDERGYVHIVGRGKDLIITGGFNVYPKEVETEIDGLPGVLESAVIGVPHPDFGEGVTAVVVPRGAEAPSETAILSALEGRLAKFKLPKRVIIADELPRNTMGKVQKNLLRETHKGLYGG, encoded by the coding sequence ATGTCCAACCATTTCTTCGACATCGTCCGTTCCCGCCTCCCCGCCGATCCGTCGGCCAAGGTGTTCCTCGAGACCCCCGAGGGCCTGCGCTGGAGCTACGCCGACCTGATCGCCGAATCCGGCCGCTACGCCGCTGCCCTCGTCGGCCTGGGTGTCGCGCCCGGCGACCGGGTCGCGGTGCAGGTCGAGAAGAGCCCGGCGGTGATCGCGCTCTATCTCGGCTGCGTGCGGGCGGGCGCGGTCTTCCTGCCGCTCAACACCGGCTACACCCCCGCCGAGATTGCCTACTTCCTGGGCGACGCCGAGCCGGCTTTGTTCGTCTGCGATCCGGGCAAGCTCGACGCCCTGAAGCCCGTGGCCGAGACGGCGGGCGTCAAGCAGGTCGGCACCCTCGACGCCAGGGGCGAAGGCACCATGGCGGCCGAGGCCGCGGGCCAGACCGGCGACTTCGCCGACGTGCCCCGCGCCTCGGACGATCTCGCGGCGATCCTCTACACCTCGGGCACCACCGGGCGCTCGAAGGGTGCGATGCTGACCCACGACAACCTGTCGTCGAACGCGCTCACCCTCGTCGATTACTGGCGCTTCACGCCGCAGGACGTGCTGATCCACGCCCTGCCGGTGTTCCACACCCACGGCCTGTTCGTCGCCACCAACACGGTGCTGATGTCGGGCGCCGCGATGGTCTTCCTGCCCAAGCTCGATCCGCCGCTGATCCTGTCGCTGATGGCCCGCGCGACCGCGCTGATGGGCGTGCCGACCTTCTACACCCGCCTCCTCAAGGAGCCGGGCCTGACCCGCGAGGCGACCGCCGGGATGCGCCTGTTCGTCTCCGGCTCGGCGCCCTTGCTCGCCGAGACCCATCGCGAGTGGCAGGAGAGGACCGGCCACGCGATCCTCGAGCGCTACGGCATGACCGAGACCAACATGAGCACCTCGAACCCCTATGACGGCGACCGGGTCGCCGGCACGGTCGGGTTCCCGCTGCCGGGCGTCTCGCTGCGGGTGGTCGACCCGGAGACCGGCCGGGCCCTGGCGGCGGACCAGGTCGGGATGATCGAGGTGCGCGGGCCCAACGTGTTCAAGGGCTACTGGCGCATGCCGGAGAAGACCGCCGCCGAGTTCAAGGCCGACGGCTTCTTCATCACCGGCGACCTCGGAAAGCTGGACGAGCGCGGCTACGTCCACATCGTCGGGCGCGGCAAGGATCTGATCATCACCGGCGGCTTCAACGTCTACCCGAAGGAGGTCGAGACCGAGATCGACGGGCTGCCCGGCGTGCTCGAATCGGCGGTGATCGGTGTGCCGCACCCGGATTTCGGCGAGGGCGTCACCGCCGTGGTGGTGCCGCGCGGCGCGGAGGCCCCGAGCGAGACCGCGATCCTCTCGGCGCTCGAAGGCCGGCTCGCCAAGTTCAAGCTGCCCAAGCGCGTCATCATCGCGGACGAGCTGCCCCGCAACACCATGGGCAAGGTGCAGAAGAACCTGCTGCGCGAGACGCATAAGGGGCTGTATGGGGGCTGA
- a CDS encoding LysR family transcriptional regulator — MDLNLRHVRAFVSVAHLRSFTRAAALLNLSQPALTVQIRRLEEALAVRLLDRNSRSVAPTRVGHELLPVFQRVLRELDSVVIDTRDLAARRHGTVRIAALPSVAAGVLPDAIAAFRAAHPRMSFVVKDAIAERVLALVRREEVDLGVTGGEVRDPDVAVLARAADALHVVYPAGHPIGDDETVTLEALAAYPLVLMDAETSVRAVVDAAFVAAGRLPVTACEATYMMTAVGMVRAGLGLTILPGSAREIRAEPSLRSRPIAEASFSRPVCLIAKAGRTLPAAAEDFLAELVPALEAEFSGVG; from the coding sequence ATGGATCTCAACCTGCGCCACGTCCGGGCCTTCGTGTCGGTCGCGCATCTGCGCAGCTTCACCCGGGCCGCCGCCCTCCTGAACCTGTCGCAGCCGGCCCTGACGGTGCAGATCCGCCGGCTGGAGGAGGCGCTGGCGGTGCGCCTCCTCGACCGCAACAGCCGCAGCGTCGCGCCGACCCGGGTCGGGCACGAGCTGCTGCCGGTGTTCCAGCGCGTGCTGCGCGAGCTCGACAGCGTGGTCATCGATACCCGCGACCTCGCGGCCCGCCGCCACGGCACGGTGCGGATCGCGGCCCTGCCCTCGGTGGCGGCGGGGGTCCTGCCGGACGCGATCGCGGCCTTCCGGGCGGCGCATCCGCGGATGAGCTTCGTCGTCAAGGACGCCATCGCCGAGCGGGTGCTGGCGCTGGTGCGGCGGGAGGAGGTCGATCTCGGGGTCACCGGCGGCGAGGTGCGCGACCCCGATGTCGCGGTGCTCGCCCGCGCGGCGGATGCCCTGCACGTCGTCTATCCGGCGGGCCACCCGATCGGGGATGATGAGACCGTGACGCTGGAGGCCCTGGCCGCGTACCCGCTGGTGCTGATGGATGCCGAGACCAGCGTGCGCGCGGTGGTGGACGCCGCCTTCGTGGCCGCCGGCCGCCTTCCGGTGACGGCCTGCGAGGCGACCTACATGATGACGGCGGTCGGCATGGTGCGGGCCGGGCTCGGCCTCACCATCCTGCCGGGCTCCGCCCGCGAGATCCGGGCCGAGCCTTCCTTACGCTCGCGCCCGATCGCCGAGGCGAGCTTTTCCCGCCCGGTCTGCCTGATCGCGAAGGCGGGGCGCACGCTGCCGGCCGCAGCGGAGGACTTTTTGGCGGAGCTGGTGCCGGCTTTGGAGGCGGAGTTTTCGGGGGTGGGGTGA
- a CDS encoding CitMHS family transporter — translation MLALLGLCTIALLLAAILTKRLSPLVALIVIPVAAALVGGFGLDTGKFVLAGIQSLAPVVGMFVFAILFFGIVSDAGLLDPIIDRILATVGTRPSRIVPGTTLLALLIHLDGSGAVTFLITIPAMLPLYDRVGIDRRILACAASLAAGVNFLPWTGPMIRASAALKLPIPDIFAPLVPVQAVGLLFIFGVSYWLGLREERRLKRAGAGTAEAAAAGGRALSEAERALRRPDRFWPNLVLTVAVLGTMVLMAEKIPPALMFMLGTALALIINYPGVDAQRQRIDAHAKAAILMASILLAAGVFTGIMQGTGMLKAMAQGAVAFVPPGLAPHIPFALGLVSMPLSMLFDPDSFYFGVLPVVAEVAHQLGVPPLQVAQGALLGQMTTGFPVSPLTPATFLVCGLCGIDLADHQKFTFPFLLAASVVMTFAAVAFGVFPL, via the coding sequence ATGCTGGCCCTGCTCGGCCTGTGCACGATCGCGTTGCTGCTCGCCGCCATCCTGACCAAGCGCCTGTCGCCCCTCGTGGCGCTGATCGTCATCCCGGTCGCCGCCGCCCTCGTCGGCGGTTTCGGTCTCGACACCGGCAAGTTCGTGCTCGCCGGCATCCAGAGCCTGGCGCCGGTCGTCGGGATGTTCGTCTTCGCGATCCTGTTCTTCGGCATCGTCAGCGATGCCGGCCTGCTCGACCCGATCATCGACCGGATCCTCGCCACCGTCGGCACGCGGCCGAGCCGGATCGTGCCCGGCACGACCCTGCTCGCGCTGCTGATCCACCTCGACGGCTCGGGCGCGGTGACCTTCCTGATCACCATCCCGGCGATGCTGCCGCTCTACGACCGGGTCGGGATCGACCGGCGCATCCTCGCCTGCGCGGCGTCGCTGGCGGCGGGCGTGAACTTCCTGCCCTGGACCGGACCGATGATCCGGGCCTCCGCCGCCCTCAAGCTGCCGATCCCGGACATCTTCGCGCCGCTGGTGCCGGTGCAGGCGGTCGGCCTCCTCTTCATCTTCGGCGTCTCGTACTGGCTGGGCCTGCGCGAGGAGCGCCGGCTGAAGCGTGCCGGGGCCGGGACGGCGGAGGCGGCCGCCGCCGGCGGGCGGGCGCTGAGCGAGGCCGAGCGGGCTTTACGCCGTCCGGACCGGTTCTGGCCGAACCTCGTCCTCACCGTCGCGGTGCTCGGCACCATGGTGCTGATGGCGGAAAAAATCCCGCCGGCCCTGATGTTCATGCTCGGCACGGCGCTGGCGCTCATCATCAACTATCCGGGCGTCGACGCGCAGCGCCAGCGCATCGATGCCCACGCCAAGGCGGCGATCCTGATGGCGTCGATCCTGCTGGCGGCCGGCGTGTTCACCGGCATCATGCAGGGCACCGGCATGCTGAAGGCGATGGCGCAAGGAGCCGTGGCCTTCGTGCCGCCCGGCCTCGCCCCGCACATCCCGTTCGCGCTCGGTCTCGTCTCGATGCCGCTCAGCATGCTGTTCGATCCGGATTCCTTCTATTTCGGGGTGCTGCCGGTGGTGGCCGAGGTCGCCCACCAGCTCGGCGTGCCGCCGCTCCAGGTGGCTCAAGGAGCGCTGCTCGGCCAGATGACCACCGGCTTCCCCGTCAGCCCGCTCACGCCGGCGACCTTCCTGGTCTGCGGCCTGTGCGGCATCGACCTCGCCGACCACCAGAAGTTCACCTTCCCGTTCCTGCTCGCGGCCTCCGTGGTGATGACCTTCGCGGCCGTCGCCTTCGGGGTCTTCCCGCTCTGA